From Macrobrachium rosenbergii isolate ZJJX-2024 chromosome 55, ASM4041242v1, whole genome shotgun sequence, a single genomic window includes:
- the schlank gene encoding ceramide synthase 6 has protein sequence MAAWVWHSFSAWFWNPSVWLPPNYDWKDLVPNEKVRYANWADLWTYPIGMALLAIPLRFLVLNKLVYNKIALAVGLRNIKPRPAAPNEILESLFSHYKSNPPEEEIRRCASKLDWSVRKVERWLRQRTAMNHISKFTKFMECSWQCTYYTFIFVYGLYVMWGKSWFWDILYCWYDYPHHSVDDDVWWYYMISLSFYWCMTFTHFFEVRRKDFWQMFFHHLVTIALITFSWTCNLTRIGTLVLIVHDCADIPLQLSKMSIYSGHKAFCDVVFTIFALLWIITRVGIYPIWIVYSTAIDAPTIVPMFPAYYIFNGLLIVLLVLHVYWTYLILRIIASTLQKGSVEDNRSSSDPSDISFEDDERKRN, from the coding sequence ATGGCAGCGTGGGTGTGGCACTCGTTTTCTGCGTggttttggaatccttcagtgtGGCTGCCTCCTAACTATGACTGGAAGGACCTGGTGCCCAATGAGAAGGTTCGTTACGCCAACTGGGCTGACCTGTGGACGTATCCCATTGGCATGGCCTTGTTAGCCATTCCTTTGAGGTTCTTGGTGCTGAACAAATTGGTATACAATAAGATAGCACTAGCTGTTGGGCTAAGGAATATAAAACCCCGCCCAGCAGCTCCCAATGAAATTTTAGAATCTCTATTTTCTCACTACAAGAgcaaccctcctgaagaagagaTCCGTAGGTGTGCTAGCAAACTTGACTGGAGTGTGCGGAAGGTTGAGAGATGGCTTCGACAGCGCACTGCAATGAATCACATCAGCAAGTTCACCAAGTTCATGGAATGCTCATGGCAGTGCACTTActatacttttatatttgtgtatggatTATATGTAATGTGGGGAAAGTCTTGGTTTTGGGATATTCTCTATTGCTGGTATGATTATCCTCACCACAGTGTTGATGATGATGTCTGGTGGTACTACATGATTTCTCTGTCATTTTATTGGTGCATGACTTTCACTCACTTCTTTGAAGTTAGAAGGAAAGATTTTTGGCAAATGTTCTTCCATCATTTAGTAACCATTGCCCTTATTACATTTTCTTGGACTTGTAACCTAACAAGGATTGGTACTCTTGTTCTCATTGTTCATGACTGTGCTGATATTCCACTGCAGCTGTCAAAAATGAGTATATACTCAGGTCATAAAGCATTTTGTGATGTTGTCTTTACCATCTTTGCCTTGTTGTGGATAATAACACGCGTAGGAATTTATCCCATATGGATTGTGTACAGTACTGCAATAGATGCTCCTACTATTGTACCTATGTTTCCagcatattatatttttaatggacTTTTAATAGTTCTGTTAGTTTTACACGTTTATTGGACTTATCTTATTCTCAGGATTATTGCTTCCACCCTTCAGAAAGGCTCTGTGGAGGATAATCGTTCATCCTCAGATCCATCAGACATCTCTTTTGaagatgatgaaagaaaaaggaattaa